One genomic window of Trichlorobacter lovleyi includes the following:
- a CDS encoding O-antigen ligase family protein has protein sequence MSALAVSTSVFKWQKKWLWLATLLPLLFISDILYGGLEYYGIQFQVTPGVVLRGMVVLIAIYMTMHYWHLVDKPLLIWITFMSLSVLPSILVGIFRGGNFFYDVSALSKVLYLPLVTGLFVALVKVYDLRMDDILRFIEYGAYVLGVSLLISQKLGIQKQTYGDYAFGSTGIFYAQNDMTLALGLGLLSGGYLFVMMRFSWLRLWLLAMSSFACVQIGTRASLAAVVGTALTAILCVIWGKTEGRGIGAADRIKKWLAGFFMLVIMSGILVYGLTKQQEFSYQQQKLEEVASGDFPRLLLVLAGAEQISNRAAIFDFVGEGADAFQRGVARYFPKAEKKRMVEVDWMDIFGGYGIGFTILIHLFVVLVLLKSSLRFVIKRGSCYGLIAAATLFYLGHSAIAGHALTSPIPSTLMAGYLSIFFTNKVFSSSHDFNVNTSE, from the coding sequence ATGAGTGCGCTAGCAGTATCAACTTCGGTATTTAAATGGCAAAAGAAGTGGCTGTGGCTCGCTACTTTACTACCTCTACTTTTTATTTCCGATATCTTGTATGGCGGTTTGGAATATTATGGCATTCAATTCCAGGTTACGCCTGGAGTTGTGTTGCGTGGTATGGTCGTGTTAATAGCGATTTATATGACTATGCATTATTGGCATCTTGTAGATAAGCCTCTTCTTATATGGATAACGTTTATGAGCTTGTCCGTACTGCCAAGCATTTTAGTGGGAATATTCCGTGGGGGAAATTTCTTTTATGATGTTTCAGCACTTTCTAAAGTGCTTTACTTACCACTTGTTACAGGTCTTTTTGTTGCTCTCGTTAAAGTATATGATCTCCGTATGGACGATATTCTAAGATTCATAGAGTACGGGGCTTATGTTCTGGGTGTTAGCTTACTAATTTCGCAGAAACTAGGCATTCAGAAACAAACCTATGGTGATTATGCGTTCGGTAGTACCGGTATTTTCTATGCCCAAAATGACATGACGCTGGCATTGGGCTTGGGACTATTGTCGGGTGGCTATCTTTTCGTTATGATGAGATTTTCCTGGCTGCGTTTATGGCTGTTAGCAATGAGTTCCTTTGCGTGTGTGCAGATAGGAACTCGCGCCTCGTTAGCAGCTGTAGTTGGTACTGCGCTCACTGCTATTCTCTGTGTGATTTGGGGAAAAACGGAAGGAAGAGGAATCGGAGCTGCGGATCGCATAAAGAAGTGGCTGGCTGGTTTTTTCATGCTCGTTATAATGTCAGGCATTTTGGTGTATGGACTAACTAAACAACAAGAGTTTAGTTATCAACAGCAAAAGCTGGAAGAGGTCGCATCAGGAGATTTTCCTCGTTTACTATTGGTTTTAGCGGGTGCTGAGCAAATCTCCAATCGTGCAGCTATTTTTGATTTTGTGGGAGAAGGAGCAGATGCGTTTCAGCGTGGTGTAGCACGATATTTTCCAAAAGCTGAAAAAAAGCGCATGGTCGAGGTTGATTGGATGGATATCTTTGGCGGATACGGCATTGGTTTTACAATATTGATTCATTTGTTCGTCGTGTTGGTATTGTTAAAATCCTCTCTCCGTTTTGTTATTAAGCGTGGTTCTTGTTATGGTCTTATTGCTGCAGCTACTTTGTTTTACTTAGGTCATTCGGCTATAGCTGGCCATGCATTGACAAGCCCAATTCCATCCACGCTTATGGCAGGGTATTTATCTATCTTTTTTACGAATAAAGTGTTTTCAAGTTCACATGATTTTAATGTAAATACATCTGAATGA
- a CDS encoding class I SAM-dependent methyltransferase, whose translation MSYEPNLKDVEKFWSANPCGSDNSILAERKAYFNEIERKRYDFIRHIPIIARFNEFTNKKVLEVGCGVGTDGRQFAKNGAIYTGINLDEGSVSLAKEAFLVFGLSGEIRKMNAEQMEFENAIFDHIYSCGVIHHSPNTEKIVSEMFRVLKPGGTIHVMIYNRTSINYYFEIMFLRKIFRYLLLPPTAPKIISTITGFSEYKLRRHQEILTGEHMNKQKWLSINTDGPDCPLAKVYSKQEAQKLFENSGFKDIVNYVRFFDKSHYSHLGKLIPDSFAEQIGKLFGWCRWIEARKPPAC comes from the coding sequence ATGAGTTATGAACCAAATTTAAAAGATGTAGAAAAGTTCTGGTCTGCAAACCCTTGTGGTTCTGATAACAGTATATTAGCCGAACGCAAGGCATATTTTAATGAAATAGAGCGGAAACGCTATGATTTTATTCGCCATATTCCCATTATCGCGAGATTTAACGAGTTCACAAATAAAAAAGTTCTTGAGGTTGGTTGTGGAGTTGGCACAGATGGGCGACAGTTTGCTAAAAATGGTGCGATTTATACAGGTATCAATCTGGATGAAGGTTCAGTATCGCTTGCAAAAGAGGCGTTTTTAGTATTTGGTCTTTCCGGGGAAATAAGGAAGATGAATGCAGAACAAATGGAGTTTGAAAATGCAATCTTTGATCATATTTATTCTTGTGGAGTAATTCATCATAGCCCGAATACAGAAAAAATCGTATCTGAAATGTTTCGTGTGCTCAAACCCGGGGGCACCATTCATGTCATGATATATAACCGTACGTCAATAAACTACTATTTTGAGATTATGTTTTTAAGGAAAATTTTCAGATATTTGCTTCTGCCTCCCACTGCACCTAAAATAATATCGACAATCACTGGCTTCAGCGAATACAAGTTACGCCGACATCAAGAAATACTCACAGGAGAGCATATGAACAAACAGAAGTGGTTGTCAATTAACACTGATGGACCAGACTGTCCGCTCGCCAAAGTATATTCAAAACAGGAGGCTCAAAAACTTTTTGAAAATAGCGGATTTAAAGATATTGTCAACTATGTGAGGTTTTTTGATAAATCACATTATAGTCATCTCGGTAAATTGATACCTGATTCTTTTGCGGAACAAATTGGAAAACTGTTTGGTTGGTGTCGCTGGATAGAAGCCCGCAAACCACCAGCCTGTTGA
- a CDS encoding GH39 family glycosyl hydrolase, translating into MLKYLLKIIVKIHIALALFLFFPYITSVQAADLAWHRFQVGFNLGYPDRVHYFDPALKEIERLGVRNVRIYEVFDGQRGNEYQVRLKKALDIVLKYNMHPLINISNFHARLQPHGADREQLTEKIPLGVRKQLEKNLTYTNRFPPSDLDGYRSSINEFISFLFNTYGKEKVQTWLFEIGNEPDAALYFWGSSDQFAKLYSVAVEVLKGRGIHNVGGAGTTQHPVFMDDNREATASYNIFMKKLSQSTASNGFLSFHCYERLNVTQTPLEGLPRWLSNSATQVFITEWNVSSRSEVAAKTFAKPGAWGASFIYLLADCANYGVDRLYLFDLMDYAPQTSKQAGLGIFDRDGKAKSWYRDFTAIFDVVRDGYRLVKKEGIIILEGRNGQRIFLPYDHELVIASPVVYAPDGQSFATKKIQQGGWIIVSDKLK; encoded by the coding sequence ATGCTGAAGTATTTATTAAAAATCATAGTGAAGATTCATATCGCGCTAGCATTGTTTTTGTTCTTTCCATATATTACCTCAGTGCAAGCTGCTGATCTAGCTTGGCATCGTTTTCAAGTTGGTTTTAATCTGGGTTATCCTGACCGCGTGCATTATTTTGATCCGGCTTTGAAGGAAATTGAACGCCTTGGTGTTAGAAATGTACGTATATATGAAGTGTTCGATGGTCAGCGCGGCAACGAGTATCAGGTGCGGTTAAAAAAAGCATTAGACATTGTCTTAAAATATAATATGCACCCATTGATCAATATTTCTAATTTTCATGCCCGTCTGCAACCACATGGTGCAGATAGAGAGCAACTGACTGAAAAGATACCACTGGGGGTTCGAAAACAACTTGAAAAAAATCTGACTTATACTAACCGATTCCCCCCCAGTGACTTAGATGGATATCGATCTAGTATTAACGAATTTATTAGCTTTTTGTTTAACACATATGGCAAAGAAAAGGTTCAGACGTGGTTGTTTGAGATTGGCAACGAGCCAGATGCAGCTTTGTATTTCTGGGGGAGTAGTGACCAATTTGCCAAACTTTACAGTGTTGCAGTAGAGGTGCTTAAGGGCAGAGGTATTCACAATGTTGGGGGCGCTGGGACAACTCAACACCCAGTATTTATGGATGACAATCGGGAAGCCACTGCATCGTACAATATTTTTATGAAAAAACTATCGCAAAGTACTGCATCAAATGGCTTTCTGTCTTTCCACTGCTATGAACGATTAAACGTAACACAAACACCGCTTGAAGGGCTTCCACGTTGGCTTTCTAACAGTGCTACTCAAGTATTTATTACAGAATGGAATGTTTCCTCTCGGAGTGAGGTCGCAGCGAAAACGTTTGCTAAACCAGGTGCTTGGGGAGCTTCGTTCATTTATTTACTTGCCGACTGTGCAAACTATGGAGTTGATAGGTTGTATTTATTTGATTTAATGGACTATGCACCACAAACTTCCAAACAAGCAGGATTGGGCATTTTTGATCGAGATGGTAAAGCTAAATCTTGGTATCGAGATTTTACAGCGATATTTGATGTTGTTCGGGATGGGTATCGGTTAGTTAAAAAGGAAGGAATTATCATTTTGGAGGGAAGGAATGGACAACGTATCTTCTTGCCATATGATCATGAGTTGGTGATTGCTTCACCAGTTGTATATGCCCCCGATGGACAATCCTTTGCAACAAAAAAAATCCAGCAAGGCGGATGGATAATTGTGTCAGATAAACTAAAATGA
- a CDS encoding glycosyltransferase family 4 protein yields MIDKLHVIVVGTCVTSKSGGIANALPGYFHALHQGGISFEFLPTHHPTAWGGKWRFLLASILKILQHIRCARYTGKKIIIYAHVGGGMPSFVRKAILSLIVKFLGVPVVMQLHGVTIIRYLASPFGRFFFQTAVSLSSVLCVLTPWWENLLLSAGIDRPLFVVPNPLEEGLEQIAYSPISSESNKNVSILSMTRLEAGKGVDVVIESLSFLPDSVRLIIAGTGSLLPTLKKSVVELGLEERVTFVGWVGGADKLRLLREADIFCLPSSYDSFGMVFVEAMAHGLPVIALDWGPINDIVSDGVCGILIKQAEPEYFARAAIKLVCDNKLRTRMGINGQIWVREQLGAKVIGEKLRKIMFFVFDKTY; encoded by the coding sequence ATGATTGACAAACTGCATGTGATAGTAGTTGGGACTTGTGTGACATCGAAAAGTGGTGGGATTGCAAATGCTTTGCCAGGGTATTTCCATGCACTTCATCAGGGAGGCATTTCGTTTGAGTTTTTGCCGACACATCACCCAACGGCTTGGGGTGGTAAGTGGCGTTTCTTGCTCGCTTCTATTCTGAAAATTTTGCAACACATTCGATGTGCACGTTATACTGGCAAAAAAATAATTATTTATGCGCACGTTGGAGGTGGTATGCCATCATTTGTGCGCAAAGCCATACTATCATTAATTGTCAAATTTTTGGGCGTTCCGGTTGTTATGCAATTGCATGGAGTCACGATAATAAGATATTTAGCTTCCCCATTTGGGCGTTTTTTTTTCCAGACAGCCGTAAGTTTGTCTTCCGTACTTTGCGTGTTAACGCCATGGTGGGAAAATTTACTTCTTTCTGCCGGTATTGACAGACCCTTGTTTGTCGTGCCTAATCCACTGGAAGAGGGGTTGGAACAAATTGCATATTCACCAATTTCCAGTGAGTCCAATAAAAACGTATCGATACTTTCAATGACTCGACTTGAAGCGGGCAAAGGAGTGGATGTAGTTATAGAATCTTTGTCTTTCCTGCCCGATTCTGTGCGACTTATTATTGCCGGAACTGGTAGTTTGTTGCCCACTCTAAAAAAGAGTGTGGTTGAGCTTGGACTCGAAGAACGTGTGACTTTTGTTGGGTGGGTGGGGGGCGCTGACAAGTTGCGCCTGTTGCGTGAGGCAGATATTTTTTGTTTACCAAGCAGTTATGATTCTTTCGGTATGGTCTTTGTTGAGGCGATGGCTCATGGACTACCTGTTATTGCACTTGATTGGGGGCCGATCAATGATATTGTGTCAGATGGTGTGTGTGGTATTTTAATCAAGCAGGCCGAACCGGAATATTTTGCAAGAGCCGCTATCAAACTGGTCTGTGATAATAAATTACGTACTCGAATGGGGATTAACGGACAAATTTGGGTGCGCGAGCAATTAGGGGCAAAGGTGATTGGCGAAAAGTTACGTAAAATAATGTTTTTTGTGTTTGATAAAACTTATTAA